The window TTACGAGGCTACTgaaattccatattttctatCTAGGTCCGATTGGAGGCAGAAAATGATCATTTTTCACAATACATTTCTTTACATTTGTGTCTGCCTAAGAATTTGTAGATTTTTATTGATTGGGGTGGTTCTAAGAATCTTGTGTTGAAGGGGCATTTGGAACCTCTTTAAATAAGTCAGAGGACATAAtttctatattttaatttttttttttatagtttcaCGTCGATTGAATTGGAAAAAACAAACCAAAGATAGATCCGCGTTATCTCATCGTTTTTGTTTTCCGCATATGTAAAATTGCAATAAAAGTTAGCCGTAAAAGCTAATTATGTTATTAGAacttattttgatttttgactATCTACAGATTTTGTTACTTTGTAATTTTTGAAATGTCACTCACTTTGGAGTCGGACCAAGTGAAATTTTTCCATGCCCTTGAATCTAAAATCGCCTTTCCATtagtgcaaattttttttttctttcacaaaaaaaaaaaaaaaaaaactgaaacgATTATGGTTCTTGAAGTATTGATGGGGGAAATGTGTGTTTCTTCCATGCTCTGAGACCATCTTCaacctttaatttttttagaatgcAAATTTTGTATTATAATAATTGAATTTCTGTACCAAATTCAACATCCAACTCCTGCTCATTTACTtcaattgttatattatattttttgcaaattgtattattgcattaaaattttagtttgtattttactattatattatttataaaaaattaaatcaaaccattaattaaatgtttttatttaatataaataaaattatttaaaaatctatttataaatttattttattaaatatttaatttctatgattaaatatctaattattaataaatattatactattatttaaataatatttataatctttgatacaaatatttataataaaaaaataaataggaGTTCTACGCTAAATCTCCAGCCCTATTGGAGAACATCTTCCTCcaacaaaatgacattttggtgCCGGGTTGGAAATGCGCGAGGTTCCATTTGACATTAGAAGCATAAATACATTTATGAATTCGGCACATTCAATTAGAGAGAGAATTTGACACATCATTAtatacaaattttcaaaaaaagacgatcacgttttttttttttttttataaacattggCCCACTTCTGGGATTATGTAATTATATCGACCTTTTCagatttaaacatttaaaaaaatcgaagaaaaaatatcaaactaCGCTCGCCATTAATACATCCAACAAATGGAGTTTTTAACTCAATAATTCAGCtctaatatattttcattttttttaaaagggaaACTCGGTTGATCAGTGGGCATGCATCTTCTTCTTGGCCGTGAACTTTTAAATTGTAAAAACTTACATTATGCGCCAGTTTCTGAATGCAGACGATTAATATTTGCCTCTCTGTGTGAAGGGTAGATAGTTTAGGCTTGTAAGAACCACCATTGTCAGCGAGCATCGATTGAGCAAGAAAAGGGCTATAAATAATTTAACGGGAGGTAGAGATTATTCACTCCAATATTAAGTTACAGAGACATCATACTGACTCTACGTTGATTATGAAACAAGGTTAGAGGTTGGCTTGCCATTTCCTTCTTCATGACTACATCAAAGAGTATGTTGAAACGGTACATGAAGACTTTCAGGGGAAAACTTGTGTTACCAAGGCAAGAGTTTTGGATTGTATGTTGAATTTTGTAATTAGTATACCATTTGAGGGTTTAGAGCCTAGAATAGATTCACCCGTCAAAATTAAGTTGTAAGTTTATAGAAGAATGTGATAATCCCCCAATACGCTTAGGTCATTATTATGCaaagttttattgttttatattaGCCCAATGTATTTATATCATTCTTTTGATCAATAAGTTCTGCACTTTACTAATAAAGAATATACATCTAACATTTTGGTATCCTTTAAACTCTGCTCCGAACAACATCGGAAAAATTTCTTGAGATCACCAAGGACACTGGCAAAGTTTTGAATTGTCTTGGAATCTTGAATATACTTCGCTACGTCATGGTTTTGATCAACAAGTTCTTAATTCGGAGCTAATAATCCAAAATCATTCTTTTATCTTGTTTTGGTTCCCTGTATATTCGATTACCCATTAAGACAAACAATCAACACACGAGATGCACCGAACATTCAATTGACATATTAGATGTACCATCAATTATTTGCAGATTGTTTATAATCCATACAATTCCATTCACAAGAATGCATTAAGAAGATACAAGGCAAAAAAAAGGATAGAAGCAACTAGCAAGGAGAGGACAAATATAGGGAAAGACGAGCGAAGAGACTTGTAGAGGCAAAAAAAAGCTGATGACAGAACAGGTTTCACCGAGGTATTATCTTCTAAATTCAGCCATTCTCCACCTCTCATcttataaaaacaaatttttttttccaaagcaGATGCTGCTCAAGACTAAAGACATGGACGCTAAATTTGTTCAAATAATAAAAGAACAATTAAGAGCGATAAATGATGGAAGTGATTTCTCATTGCTTCAGTAAACCAGATATACAGTAAACAAAACGACATAATTTACAACAGGCCAACATAGGTAGAGTTTATTGACAGTACTATGATAAGGTGATTGTCAAAGTAAAGATTTGATGAGCAGAATAGGATCATCTCTTGAGCGGTTTATAAAGGACAACGGTCACGTACTTGGATTGGAACCGGTGAGTCAGACCCAGAGCAACAACAGACTGAGACGAACGTCCTTTCTCTACAAATATGTGGTTAAGCTCCACATGCTGGGGTTTCAATGAAAAAGTGGTCTCTTTACAGTTATCAGAGCCAAGCACAGTTGATTGGAGTTGAGGTGGAACCAACATCGGATCCTTAGCAAAATCTTCCTCTCCGGGGAAAGCTTGACTGTAGCTGGAGTCCGGTGATGGGGGAGCTTCAAACTCTGCAACACTATCAAGGTTTTCCGGAACATAATCCTGTAGATCGAACAAAGAAATCGTTCAAGAAAGAGACAATGATGGGCTAGGATCAACATCTTAATTATCTAGCATTGCCAGAGAATCTATCGATGGTCAGAAGCGAGCAATACGGAGGTATCTCATTTAGATCTACAATATATTTGTACTCTCTTACTGAGTATTACATTTTTTATTAACTTGAACAACATTTGCCTAGACTTGACCACATGAATCATCTCTGTCAATATTctcttataaaaaataaatatgcaatGCCGAAAGCAATACTTTATAACGCCAGTAGAATCTAAATTTCTCAACTTTATCAAGAGTCAACATTTTAGAAGACAACTTTTAGCCGcagcagaaaaaaaaaagaatgaaacACTTTTTTGGAGCAAATACTGCAAGTTGAAGTGCAGCGCAGGAAGCTAATGCATTTGAACTTTTAAACATCGATAAGGACAAATGAAGGGTAAATATTACTGAGAATTTCTCTAAGACAAATCATCCTAAGTTATATGCACAAAAAGATTATTCACTTACATTGACATCAAGAAGATTACAGTGACGGCCCATCTCATCAGCGTCGCATGGAAGATCTGGAGCATATTTCACTTCGCCATCCACAATGAATCTGTAACAATATATACCTGGTGGGAGGACCAAGAGAATTGAGTGGTCTTTGCCTGATCTCTGGAGTATTTTCCTGCATGAATCAAGATTTCGCATCAGCATTTAAAGCCATCCTACAGGGAAGCTAGTGAGACAACGTACTAATTTGATGCCTATCTGACATCATTAATAAATTGACGTTAACCAAATCACACAAATGAAATAATTATGGCTGAATGAAGAAATATACCTTGACCTCCAGTTGTCCCAAGACCCTTCCACAGATACATTGTTTCCTCCAAAACTCCAGCTAATTACAATCGGCATACATTGTTCAAAAGGGTGATCAACAGCTCTCTGAGATCCATTCTGCCGTGATGGATTGACTGAGGGGTCATTATCCCTTGGAAGAGGATCTACTGGAGTCTGCCATGTTGTAAAAAAACATCAAATGCATAATGTAAACCAGCCAAAAAATCACAATACATAGATTCTCCAGAAAACAGAAGCTAAAATTTTGGATGCTGAAAAAAGATGACAGCAATACCccagaaacaaaaaaatatatcagcAAATATCCCCCTCCCCAACTATCACACTTTAAGATATTAATGGTAAAGATAATGCAAGGATATCGATACATGTTTCTCTGTTGCAATCAAAATTACATACAAGCTTGTAATTCAGTAACAATCATAATCATTCTCTACAACTCGGTAAATGTATTTCAGAGCCGGATGTATAAATGAACAGTTACACGATGAATAAGctatgaaaattgaaaaaaataaataaataaaccatcACCAAACATTGATGGAACCCCATCACGAAACTCACTTCCGATCATCGCATTACCAATTTCTGATTTAGCACCTTTGGCTCTTTATGCATTGACCAcctaaaagaaagaaaaacaggTGGAATATACCAAGCTACAGTTCAAACTTTGCTGCCTTCCTAGCACTATGAATCAACGCTGACCTTGCTCTGATTACGACAAATTACTTTCACTTGCAGCCATTTAACAAATCAAACAACTACTGCAGTAACTCACCAATTAATAATGACTACTTTGCGACATTACTCAGAATTCGTCCACTTGCAAAATAATACGGCAGAAATAAATCCCGGTACATAAAAACTGCACATTTTCTTTGACCAGAGGTTCTTAACTCGCATAGACGCAATTACAATACCTAGATACGAGCAAATACATAGGTGAATACGTTCAATGAATGTATATAAGCAGATAAGGAATCAAAGAACGCACCTGAGAGGAAAATAAGAGCGGGGATCGAGACTGACGGTTATCATGCGGAGGAGAGCTGAGCATTAAATCAACCGAATCCATGCGCTCAATCGGCGCGTGTACTGGAATCCCCGCCGCTTCATCTCCGCCGCCACCGCCATTAGCACAGCCTTCTTCTCTACCATTCACATTCCCCATCGTTCAGCCaacacaacaaaaaaacaatgcagtatgtatatgtatgtatgcgCAGAGAGAGAAATAGCTTGTCCGGAAGGGATCGCCGGAGGCAGTTAAGGTGGAGAGGGAGGGATATAATcggaaaaatgacaaaaatggtGACTTCGGAAGGATATAATCGAATGACGTGGGAAGATCGGAACCGTTACATTCGGATAAGTATTATGTTTGCAGATGAAATCTGGCCGTTCAATACTTCTTTTAGTTTATTGACTCATTATGAGCGAGGTCGTGTGCCTCACgtctaatttgtttttttattaaaaaaaaagaaaataaatcacttaattaaataaaatcataaaatcaaactgtaattatattaaaagtcacttattattgtttattatttCATGTTACTTTCTTCGAGGAATTCATTAGATATAACTCATCGATAATTTGTAGCAGCTTTCACCCAAATCTGcttgtataaatcaaattatcGTTTCTAATCAATTTTACTAagatttgttttaaatattaaagcAAATCGAATTAGAAATTCAACTAATTAAAGATATCCAAACAagttaaataaattcaatttatatAATAGATTTGAAACCCGTGATTTTTAAATTCATTGATCTAGATTAGTatagattttgattttgattttgattttgatttattaatCCAACAAATTATTAACTATCAACTTCAAAAGTTACACAAAAATATTAGATAATTAGCTCAAAAAATATTAGATGATTAATTTTCgatgttattttataataaatttaacaaaagataaaacaaacaaaaaatggtAGAATTTTCTCTAAAACAAGTATTTATAGCATTTTCTTATcctgaaaattatgaaatatatttgtaGCATTTCCAAGttgaaatatatacaaatattgGAAATTCATTGAGGGTCCGGCTCGGGGCAAGAGATTTGGGCTGATTTGGATTTCAAACCCTCAGCCAAAATCCCATTTGCTTGCTGGCAGCCCAAATGATCTGTGAATTTAAAATCTACATATTTGTTCCGGATTTAACGCTTGATTACTAAATTTGAAATCCAGCCATTATTCCTGTTATTTGAAATCATCCCCACCATCAGACAAGGATGAGTCGTGGATCTGTGAACGGTGTCTCTGCTCCCACCGTCGAAGCCTGCTAGCTCCACCTCCTGCTTCAGGTTCTTGTATCGCACTCGGATAGACACCGCGTCCATGTCAAGTGTGTTATCTATATGATACTCGTTTCTGAAAAACAGCAGCAACAATGTTAAGTCGAGGCAAGGAAAAACATTTTTCCGCAAAACGAAATTGCCCGTATCAAAGTGCTACACGTCGCAAGCAATCGTCCCCAAGATACAACGACTTCAAGTCAAAACTTTGCAGCACTACAAAGTCTCGAGCGCAGCgaacaaaatatatttagaaGCTTTCAAATGAGaacgaaaattgtgcagcaaGATGATATGATTATGAGCAGGAAATTGCAAGAAGAAGTgcagagaaattttttttccagcaattttcgaaaatggctgATATGAACTATTTATAAACGATCACCGGTTGCGTAGAAAAGACATGTCTTTACTGACCGGATGCGAAGAAGAGTTACAATTCTAGTCAAGGAACACATTGTTTGGTGCAAATGTGACCAAGAACAGATGCCAAGATAGTCAAGGGACACGCCTGTTTTCAGAAACAGCACCGCGCAAATTTCCAGAAAGGCTCGCGCTTGTGCGCGGATTCTGGGCACGCATGTGCGCGGCATCTTCTGTGAATGCACGCTGGTTTCTGTTTCGGTTTCGTGTGTAGGTGCtgtcaacaaaattattttcaaataaattttgtctAAAAGAATAATACGGTCAAAACACCACACCTCACCGCGCCGAGCCGGCCGAGCGGGCGCGCGTGTTTAGTTCACCGAGACACAACCTATTAGCGTCTTCCTCCG of the Primulina huaijiensis isolate GDHJ02 chromosome 1, ASM1229523v2, whole genome shotgun sequence genome contains:
- the LOC140988523 gene encoding SNF1-related protein kinase regulatory subunit beta-1-like, translated to MGNVNGREEGCANGGGGGDEAAGIPVHAPIERMDSVDLMLSSPPHDNRQSRSPLLFSSQTPVDPLPRDNDPSVNPSRQNGSQRAVDHPFEQCMPIVISWSFGGNNVSVEGSWDNWRSRKILQRSGKDHSILLVLPPGIYCYRFIVDGEVKYAPDLPCDADEMGRHCNLLDVNDYVPENLDSVAEFEAPPSPDSSYSQAFPGEEDFAKDPMLVPPQLQSTVLGSDNCKETTFSLKPQHVELNHIFVEKGRSSQSVVALGLTHRFQSKYVTVVLYKPLKR